ATTCTCACTACCCATCAGGCTACACCTGCTCCCCCGTTATATACTTCGTCATACTAATAGTGACTCCGCTGTCTTTTTTCACGTTCACTTCATCCATTAATGACTCAATCAAGAATAAGCCTAATCCACCTTCACGAATAAAATCGATATTCTCATTCTCTTCATAAGGTCCAAGTTCTGATTTTGCGCGTTCATAATCAAAGCTCGTACCTGAGTCAGATACAATGACTTCCACTTTATCATCAAAGATAACATAGCCCACAAGCACATCGCCTTGTACGTCACCTTTATATGCATGTTTAACAGCGTTTGTTACTGCTTCACTTACAGCAATCTTTGTATCTTCAATATCGTCGTAGTTTGCTCCTGCACGGTTTAATATCCCTGACAATGTCAGACGGACGAGCCCTACATATTCTGCAGTTGCAGGAAATCTCATTTCAACATAATCATATCTTTCCATAAAATTACCCCTCCACCGGTTGATTTACATGCATTAAATCTTTTAAACCAGTGATGTCGAATAGTCTTTCTATACGTTTGTTCACACCTAATACATATAATTCTTTATTATTTTTATTAAGTTCTTTCAACGTTCCAACAAATAGACCCAGTCCAGTACTATCCATATAAGTTACTTCATCAATATGTAAATGAATATCATGTGTCCCTTGCTGTCTGATCGGTACTAAAACTTCCTGTAATTCTGGAACAGTCGCAACATCCAGTTCGCCCGCTACATTAATTTTGTAATAAGTGTCATGTTGTGTTGTGTCTATCTTTAAGTTCATAGCTTTTCTCCCTACTTTGTGCGATATTATTTTTGTATATTCTCTGTTAGAAATACCCAAATTTAAAAATTATAAACCGTTTATTTTATTCTTTTTATGATTAATATCGTTAAATCGTCTCTTTTCTTAGGGTCTCCAATCTTCAGAAGTTCCTCGTATACAATTTGTACGATATCTTGTGGATGCAAATCCTTATATTTCCCGATTAACTTTAATAACTCATTCGTGTTAATAAATCCTCCATCTAACTTACGGATTTCAGAGACACCGTCTGTGAATACAATGACCATATCTCCAATTTCAATATCGATTTCTTCCTGGTCATAGCGTGTAGACGGATGAATGCCAAGCACAAGTCCTCGAGCAGACAACTCTTCAAAACTGTCAGTCTTACTTCGGTATAAATGACCTGGCTCATGACCAGCAGATGCATAATAAAATTTATTATTCACTTCTTCGTACAGCCCATAAAACATCGTTACGAACATA
Above is a window of Macrococcoides canis DNA encoding:
- a CDS encoding anti-sigma factor antagonist, with the protein product MNLKIDTTQHDTYYKINVAGELDVATVPELQEVLVPIRQQGTHDIHLHIDEVTYMDSTGLGLFVGTLKELNKNNKELYVLGVNKRIERLFDITGLKDLMHVNQPVEG
- the rsbW gene encoding anti-sigma B factor RsbW, producing the protein MERYDYVEMRFPATAEYVGLVRLTLSGILNRAGANYDDIEDTKIAVSEAVTNAVKHAYKGDVQGDVLVGYVIFDDKVEVIVSDSGTSFDYERAKSELGPYEENENIDFIREGGLGLFLIESLMDEVNVKKDSGVTISMTKYITGEQV